In Nissabacter sp. SGAir0207, the genomic stretch GCGCCTATGGCCAGCTTAAGTTTGAGTCGGGCGGCCACCGCGTGCAGCGCGTGCCGGAAACCGAATCGCAAGGGCGCATCCACACCTCCGCCTGCACCGTGGCGGTAATGCCAGAAGTGCCGGAGGCTGAACTGCCGGACATCAACCCAAGCGACCTGAAAATTGACACCTTCCGCTCCTCCGGCGCGGGCGGCCAGCACGTCAACACCACCGACTCCGCGATCCGCATCACCCACTTGCCGACCGGCATCGTGGTGGAGTGCCAGGATGAGCGTTCACAGCACAAGAACAAGGCCAAGGCCCTCTCCGTGCTGGGCGCGCGTATCCGTGCCGGGGAGATGGCGAAGCGCCAGCAGGAAGAGGCGTCTACCCGCCGCAACCTGCTCGGCAGCGGCGATCGCTCTGACCGCAACCGTACCTACAACTTCCCGCAGGGGCGCGTCACTGACCACCGCATCAACCTCACCATCTACCGTCTGGATGAGGTGATGGAAGGCAAGCTGGATACGCTGATCCAGCCGATTGTGCAGGAGTATCAGGCGGATCAGCTGGCCGCGCTGTCCGAGCAAGAGTAATGGATTTCCGCAGCTGGCTGGCGGCCGCCGCCGCCCGTCTTACCGCAAGCGACAGCCCGCGCCGCGACGCGGAGATCCTGCTGGGCCACGTCACTGGCCGTGCGCGCACCTACTTGATCGCCTTTGGCGAGACGGAGCTGGATGCCGCGCAAGCCGAGCAGCTTGAGACGCTGCTGGCACGGCGCGAGCGCGGCGAGCCTATCGCCTATCTGGTGGGGGAGCGCGAATTCTGGTCACTGCCGCTGGCGGTCTCGCCCGCCACCCTGATTCCGCGCCCGGACACCGAGTGTCTGGTGGAAGAGGCACTGGCGCGCCTGCCGGCCTCGCCCAGCCGGGTGCTGGATCTTGGCACCGGCACCGGGGCAATTGCGCTGGCGCTGGCGAGCGAGCGCCCCCAGGATCAGGTGACGGGTGTCGATCGCCAACCGGAAGCGGTGGCGCTGGCACAACGCAACGCCGCCGCCCTCAACATCCACAATGCCCGTTTCCTGACGGGCAGTTGGTTCAGCCCGCTGGCTGGCGAGCGCTTTGCGCTGATTGCCAGCAATCCCCCCTATATCGATGCCCTTGACCCGCACCTGGCGGAGGGGGACGTGCGTTTCGAGCCGGCCTCCGCGCTGGTGGCGGATGAGGCAGGGATGGCGGATCTGCACCAGATTATCAGCGAGGCACCGGGCTTCCTGCTGCCCGCTGGCTGGCTGCTGCTCGAGCATGGCTGGCAACAGGCCGAGGCCGTGCGTCAGGCGCTTTCACACCGTGGCTTCACCCAGGTCGCCACCCGGCAGGACTACGGCGGCAATGACCGCGTCACCTTCGGGCAGTGGGCCGGCTGACGGCTCCCCCTCCCTCTGTTAAGGAAGAAACATGCCAACCTATGTATGGGTAAAAGATCTCCATGTCCTGACCGTGATCCTCAGCGTCACGCTGCTGGTGGTGCGGTTTTACTGGCTCTGCCGCCGTTCGCCGCGGTTGCAGCAGCGCTGGGTGCGCATCCTGCCGCATGTGAATGACACCCTGTTGCTGGCCAGCGGCGTGGCGCTGGTGTTCATCACCCACTTCTATCCTTTCAGCCCGCAAGGCGCATGGCTGACGGAGAAGTTATTCGGCGTTATTATCTATATTGGTTTGGGCTTTGGTGCCCTGACCAAGAAGCCACGCGGCCTGCCGGCCCGCTGGGCCTATTTCATCCTGGCGCTGCTCTGCGTGGCGTCAGTAGTTAATCTGGCGGTGACCAAAATGCCGCTGTTGTTAGGATAATGAATGAGTAGTTTGGCTGAATTTGCTTTTGATGACGTGCCGCTGAGTGCCGGCATGATCCGCGTGTTTGAGGCGATTCGCGCTGACTTTTCTGGCGATGAGGTGTCGAGCCAGTTGCAGGCGCTGGTGGCTGAGGCAGAGCGCGCCGTGCCATCGGGCGGCCATCATGAGCAGCGGCTGGAAGCGCTGATTACGCTGTTTTACCACACCTGGGGCTTCGGCGGCGCGGGCGGCGTCTATCGCCTGTCAGACGCCATCTGGCTGGACCGGGTGCTGGCCTCGCGTGAGGGCACGCCGGTCTCCCTTGGCGCGCTGTTCCTTTACATCGCCGCAGCGATTGGCCTGCCGCTCTCGCCGGTCATCTTCCCG encodes the following:
- the prfA gene encoding peptide chain release factor 1; translated protein: MKPSIVAKLEALQERHEEVQAMLGDAGVIADQERFRALSREYAQLTDVTRCFQHWRQVQDDLQTAEMMLEDPEMRDMAQDEIKQARAALEELEQQLQVLLLPKDPDDERNCFLEVRAGTGGDEAAIFAGDLFRMYSRYAEGRRWRVEIMSANEGEHGGYKEVIAKISGEGAYGQLKFESGGHRVQRVPETESQGRIHTSACTVAVMPEVPEAELPDINPSDLKIDTFRSSGAGGQHVNTTDSAIRITHLPTGIVVECQDERSQHKNKAKALSVLGARIRAGEMAKRQQEEASTRRNLLGSGDRSDRNRTYNFPQGRVTDHRINLTIYRLDEVMEGKLDTLIQPIVQEYQADQLAALSEQE
- the prmC gene encoding peptide chain release factor N(5)-glutamine methyltransferase — encoded protein: MDFRSWLAAAAARLTASDSPRRDAEILLGHVTGRARTYLIAFGETELDAAQAEQLETLLARRERGEPIAYLVGEREFWSLPLAVSPATLIPRPDTECLVEEALARLPASPSRVLDLGTGTGAIALALASERPQDQVTGVDRQPEAVALAQRNAAALNIHNARFLTGSWFSPLAGERFALIASNPPYIDALDPHLAEGDVRFEPASALVADEAGMADLHQIISEAPGFLLPAGWLLLEHGWQQAEAVRQALSHRGFTQVATRQDYGGNDRVTFGQWAG
- a CDS encoding SirB2 family protein, which produces MPTYVWVKDLHVLTVILSVTLLVVRFYWLCRRSPRLQQRWVRILPHVNDTLLLASGVALVFITHFYPFSPQGAWLTEKLFGVIIYIGLGFGALTKKPRGLPARWAYFILALLCVASVVNLAVTKMPLLLG